One Tenrec ecaudatus isolate mTenEca1 chromosome 12, mTenEca1.hap1, whole genome shotgun sequence DNA segment encodes these proteins:
- the FAM110A gene encoding protein FAM110A — protein MPMDTLASGSPAAPALPFRLRTKVPGYLGRRPADGGARKPSAVERLEADKAKYVKSLHVATTRQEPVQPLLSKQPLFSPGTRRTVLTPSRRALPGPGRRPQLDLDILSSLINLCDSPVSPAEASRPPGRADGPRQDLPATPPRPSLSTAAVRRVDVRPLPACSAQPCPSPGSAAASSPARPPGLQRCKSDLSERLSRAAADLERFFNFCGLDPEEARGLGVAHLARASSDIVSLAGPSAGPGSSEGGCSRRSSATAEDRARDRVPYGVSVVERNARVIKWLYGLRQARESSAVEC, from the coding sequence ATGCCTATGGACACGCTGGCCTCTGGGTCTCCCGCCGCCCCGGCCCTACCTTTCCGCCTGCGGACCAAGGTCCCTGGCTACCTGGGGAGGCGGCCAGCAGATGGAGGCGCTCGTAAACCCAGCGCCGTGGAGCGCCTGGAGGCGGACAAAGCCAAGTATGTCAAGAGCCTGCATGTGGCCACCACCCGCCAAGAGCCTGTGCAGCCCCTGCTGTCCAAGCAGCCCCTCTTCAGCCCCGGGACTCGTCGCACAGTGCTCACACCTAGCCGCCgagccctgcctggccctggacGCCGGCCCCAGCTGGACCTGGACATCCTTAGCAGCCTCATCAACTTGTGTGACAGCCCTGTGTCTCCTGCTGAGGCCAGCCGGCCCCCTGGGCGGGCAGACGGCCCCCGGCAGGACCTCCCAGCCACCCCTCCACGGCCATCCCTTAGCACAGCTGCAGTCCGCAGGGTGGACGTCCGccccctgcctgcctgctctGCCCAACCCTGCCCATCGCCAGGCAGCGCCGCCGCCTCCAGCCCTGCGCGGCCTCCGGGCTTGCAGCGCTGCAAGTCAGACCTGAGCGAGCGCCTCTCCAGGGCAGCTGCTGACTTGGAGCGCTTCTTTAACTTCTGTGGCCTGGACCCCGAGGAGGCTCGGGGCCTGGGTGTGGCCCACCTGGCTCGGGCCAGCTCAGACATCGTGTCCCTGGCTGGACCCAGCGCTGGGCCAGGCAGCTCTGAGGGGGGCTGCTCCCGCCGGAGCTCTGCCACTGCCGAGGACCGAGCCCGCGACCGCGTCCCCTATGGCGTGTCTGTCGTAGAACGCAACGCCCGAGTGATCAAGTGGCTGTATGGGTTGCGGCAGGCCCGAGAGAGCTCGGCAGTGGAGTGCTAG